A genomic region of Bactrocera dorsalis isolate Fly_Bdor chromosome 3, ASM2337382v1, whole genome shotgun sequence contains the following coding sequences:
- the LOC105229407 gene encoding facilitated trehalose transporter Tret1 isoform X1, with protein MSGRDNRGSGHQPLSNAMGKIKDKLTRSTDTYQRVEEGLSQSNTATSLDTILPEDPFLFPRGPTPQQRQMTQQNNFSVDDTPLQFGPIIQDDDIHPPPQLPLPISQSAKATGSQDFVALPPPPTAQHSHRDHHQRSTVSLANDELQRSKQSLKGSRVSFERRSVDSSDEDNFESRRSGYQQQKTVSVDHKGILKDLKNILANDNRRQFQAKKHVSLDVKGTRFLEDMLKDSSSEEEFRKNRREFQGRKHQSLDPRVSFKLEKVLQGSSTDSDEDADDVEHTRLIHRPKDITKPVIIDLKDLESESDEDYEASRQHFQQQRSISTDSRKSHRLYEMDEMGKKKNENLRNAVPFVRQITEDGKPKLEVYRPTTNPIYIWTQVLAALSVSMGSLVVGFSSAYTSPALVSMTDRNYTDFEVTPQAASWVGGLMPLAGLAGGIAGGPFIEYMGRRNTILATAVPFIISWLLIACAVNIAMVLAGRTLAGFCVGIASLSLPVYLGETVQPEVRGSLGLLPTAFGNIGILLCFVAGSYFDWSQLAFLGGALPVPFLILMFLIPETPRWYISRGREDRARRALQWLRGKQADVEPELKGLLRTQAHADRHSSGNQLVELLRRNNLKPLSISLGLMFFQQLSGINAVIFYTVMIFQEAGSTIDGNLCTIIVGIVNFIATFMATVLIDRLGRKILLYISDVAMIISLFTLGGFFYCKASGMNIAEVGWLPLASFVIYVVGFSLGFGPIPWLMMGEILPAKIRGSAASVATAFNWTCTFIVTKTFRDMIDTMGAHGAFWLFGSICVVGLFFVIFYVPETQGKTLEDIERKMMGRVRRMSSVANIKPLSFNM; from the exons ATGAGCGGACGTGATAATCGTGGCAGTGGCCACCAACCGCTCAGCAATGCAATGGGCAAAATCAAGGACAAGCTCACACGTTCAACG GACACATACCAACGCGTCGAAGAGGGACTCTCGCAATCGAACACAGCTACAAGTTTGGACACAATTCTACCAGAGGACCCGTTCCTCTTTCCACGTGGACCTACACCACAGCAAAGACAAATGACACAACAGAATAATTTCAGCGTCGATGACACACCGCTACAGTTCGGCCCCATCATACAGGATGATGACATACACCCACCACCACAGTTACCGCTACCAATTAGCCAGTCGGCCAAAGCGACTGGCAGTCAGGATTTTGTGGCACTACCGCCGCCACCAACAGCACAGCACAGTCACCGTGATCATCACCAGCGCAGCACCGTTTCGCTGGCCAACGATGAGCTGCAGCGCAGCAAACAGTCGTTGAAGGGTTCGCGCGTATCCTTCGAGCGCAGATCGGTCGACAGTAGCGACGAGGACAATTTCGAGAGTCGGCGCAGCGGCTATCAACAACAGAAAACCGTCAGTGTTGACCACAAAGGCATATTGAAG GACCTCAAAAACATATTGGCAAACGATAATCGTCGCCAATTTCAAGCTAAGAAGCATGTCTCACTCGATGTCAAGGGCACACGTTTTCTCGAGGACATGCTAAAGGATTCCTCCTCTGAGGAAGAGTTCCGCAAAAATCGTCGGGAATTTCAAGGACGCAAACATCAAAGTTTGGATCCGCGTGTCAGTTTCAAACTCGAAAAAGTATTACAGGGATCAAGTACAGACAGTGATGAGGATGCGGATGATGTTGAGCATACGCGTTTAATACACCGCCCCAAAGATATTACCAAACCGGTCATAATCGACCTGAAGGATTTGGAAAGTGAAAGCGATGAAGATTATGAAGCGAGTCGTCAACATTTCCAGCAGCAACGCTCCATAAGTACAGATTCGCGGaaaag CCATAGACTGTATGAAATGGACGAAATGggcaaaaagaaaaatgaaaacctGCGCAACGCTGTACCTTTCGTCCGACAGATTACCGAGGATGGTAAACCCAAATTGGAAGTGTACAGACCCACAACGAATCCTATTTATATTTGGACGCAG GTGCTTGCTGCACTGAGCGTATCAATGGGTTCATTGGTTGTTGGTTTCTCTTCCGCCTACACCTCTCCAGCGTTGGTATCAATGACTGACAGAAATTATACGGACTTCGAAGTAACACCACAAGCG GCCTCTTGGGTTGGCGGTCTAATGCCCCTGGCGGGTTTGGCTGGCGGTATTGCTGGCGGACCATTTATTGAGTATATGGGACGTCGTAATACAATTCTCGCTACCGCCGTGCCCTTCATTATCTCTTGGCTGCTCATCGCTTGTGCTGTTAATATTGCCATGGTGCTAGCTGGACGTACGCTTGCTGGTTTCTGTGTGGGCATTGCTTCGCTCTCCTTGCCCGTGTATTTAGGCGAGACAGTACAACCGGAAGTACGTGGCTCATTGGGTCTACTACCAACGGCTTTCGGCAACATTGGCATCTTACTTTGCTTTGTCGCCGGCTCATATTTTGATTGGTCCCAATTAGCTTTCCTTGGTGGTGCGTTACCTGTACCATTTTTGATTCTTATGTTCCTCATACCAGAGACACCGCGTTGGTATATCTCACGTGGACGTGAAGATCGTGCACGGCGTGCCTTGCAATGGCTACGCGGTAAACAAGCTGACGTTGAGCCAGAATTAAAGGGACTTTTGCGTACACAGGCACATGCCGACAGACACTCATCAGGCAATCAATTAGTAGAGTTGTTAAGACGCAACAACTTGAAACCTCTATCCATTTCGTTGGGTTTGATGTTCTTCCAACAGCTTAGCGGTATAAATGCTGTCATCTTTTACACAGTTATGATATTCCAAGAAGCTGGCTCCACCATTGATGGTAATTTGTGCACCATTATTGTGGGTATAGTGAACTTTATTGCAACATTTATGGCAACCGTACTCATAGATCGGCTCGGACGTAAG ATTTTGCTCTACATCTCCGATGTGGCTATGATTATTTCGCTCTTTACACTTGGTGGCTTCTTCTATTGCAAAGCATCTGGCATGAACATCGCCGAGGTTGGTTGGTTACCACTTGCCAGTTTCGTGATTTACGTGGTTGGCTTCTCACTCGGTTTCGGACCCATACCGTGGTTGATGATGGGCGAGATTTTGCCGGCGAAAATTCGTGGCTCTGCTGCATCGGTGGCCACCGCCTTCAACTGGACATGCACATTCATTGTGACCAAAACCTTCCGCGACATGATTG ATACAATGGGCGCACATGGTGCTTTCTGGCTTTTCGGTTCCATTTGTGTGGTGGGTCTATTTTTCGTGATATTCTATGTGCCTGAGACACAAGGCAAAACGCTGGAAGATATTGAACGCAAAATGATGGGACGTGTGCGTCGCATGTCCTCAGTAGCGAACATCAAACCCTTGTCTTTCAATATGTAG
- the LOC105229407 gene encoding facilitated trehalose transporter Tret1 isoform X2 gives MKLLARADTFMSFTIPEDEPKPSGIGHQVLAALSVSMGSLVVGFSSAYTSPALVSMTDRNYTDFEVTPQAASWVGGLMPLAGLAGGIAGGPFIEYMGRRNTILATAVPFIISWLLIACAVNIAMVLAGRTLAGFCVGIASLSLPVYLGETVQPEVRGSLGLLPTAFGNIGILLCFVAGSYFDWSQLAFLGGALPVPFLILMFLIPETPRWYISRGREDRARRALQWLRGKQADVEPELKGLLRTQAHADRHSSGNQLVELLRRNNLKPLSISLGLMFFQQLSGINAVIFYTVMIFQEAGSTIDGNLCTIIVGIVNFIATFMATVLIDRLGRKILLYISDVAMIISLFTLGGFFYCKASGMNIAEVGWLPLASFVIYVVGFSLGFGPIPWLMMGEILPAKIRGSAASVATAFNWTCTFIVTKTFRDMIDTMGAHGAFWLFGSICVVGLFFVIFYVPETQGKTLEDIERKMMGRVRRMSSVANIKPLSFNM, from the exons ATGAAGTTGCTCGCACGTGCCGACACTTTTATGTCGTTTACAATACCCGAAGATGAGCCTAAACCAAGTGGAATCGGTCATCAG GTGCTTGCTGCACTGAGCGTATCAATGGGTTCATTGGTTGTTGGTTTCTCTTCCGCCTACACCTCTCCAGCGTTGGTATCAATGACTGACAGAAATTATACGGACTTCGAAGTAACACCACAAGCG GCCTCTTGGGTTGGCGGTCTAATGCCCCTGGCGGGTTTGGCTGGCGGTATTGCTGGCGGACCATTTATTGAGTATATGGGACGTCGTAATACAATTCTCGCTACCGCCGTGCCCTTCATTATCTCTTGGCTGCTCATCGCTTGTGCTGTTAATATTGCCATGGTGCTAGCTGGACGTACGCTTGCTGGTTTCTGTGTGGGCATTGCTTCGCTCTCCTTGCCCGTGTATTTAGGCGAGACAGTACAACCGGAAGTACGTGGCTCATTGGGTCTACTACCAACGGCTTTCGGCAACATTGGCATCTTACTTTGCTTTGTCGCCGGCTCATATTTTGATTGGTCCCAATTAGCTTTCCTTGGTGGTGCGTTACCTGTACCATTTTTGATTCTTATGTTCCTCATACCAGAGACACCGCGTTGGTATATCTCACGTGGACGTGAAGATCGTGCACGGCGTGCCTTGCAATGGCTACGCGGTAAACAAGCTGACGTTGAGCCAGAATTAAAGGGACTTTTGCGTACACAGGCACATGCCGACAGACACTCATCAGGCAATCAATTAGTAGAGTTGTTAAGACGCAACAACTTGAAACCTCTATCCATTTCGTTGGGTTTGATGTTCTTCCAACAGCTTAGCGGTATAAATGCTGTCATCTTTTACACAGTTATGATATTCCAAGAAGCTGGCTCCACCATTGATGGTAATTTGTGCACCATTATTGTGGGTATAGTGAACTTTATTGCAACATTTATGGCAACCGTACTCATAGATCGGCTCGGACGTAAG ATTTTGCTCTACATCTCCGATGTGGCTATGATTATTTCGCTCTTTACACTTGGTGGCTTCTTCTATTGCAAAGCATCTGGCATGAACATCGCCGAGGTTGGTTGGTTACCACTTGCCAGTTTCGTGATTTACGTGGTTGGCTTCTCACTCGGTTTCGGACCCATACCGTGGTTGATGATGGGCGAGATTTTGCCGGCGAAAATTCGTGGCTCTGCTGCATCGGTGGCCACCGCCTTCAACTGGACATGCACATTCATTGTGACCAAAACCTTCCGCGACATGATTG ATACAATGGGCGCACATGGTGCTTTCTGGCTTTTCGGTTCCATTTGTGTGGTGGGTCTATTTTTCGTGATATTCTATGTGCCTGAGACACAAGGCAAAACGCTGGAAGATATTGAACGCAAAATGATGGGACGTGTGCGTCGCATGTCCTCAGTAGCGAACATCAAACCCTTGTCTTTCAATATGTAG
- the LOC105229409 gene encoding V-type proton ATPase subunit F 1 isoform X2, whose amino-acid sequence MALHSARGKLISVIGDEDTCVGFLLGGVGEINKNRHPNFMVVDKNTPVSEVEDCFRRFVKRDDIDIILINQNCAELIRHVIDAHTSPVPAVLEIPSKDHPYDASKDSILRRARGMFNPEDLV is encoded by the exons ATGGCTTTGCATTCGGCAAGAGGAAAACTTATATCCGTTATTGGTGATGAA GACACCTGCGTAGGTTTTCTTCTGGGTGGAGTTGGTGAAATCAACAAGAATCGTCACCCCAATTTCATGGTCGTTGACAAGA ATACACCAGTGAGTGAAGTCGAAGATTGCTTTAGACGTTTTGTGAAGCGCGATGATATCGATATTATTTTGATTAACCAAAATTGCGCTGAACTCATACGTCACGTGATTGATGCACATACATCACCAGTACCCGCTGTGCTGGAAATCCCTTCAAAGGATCATCCATATGATGCTAGCAAAGATTCCATTCTGAGACGTGCAAGA GGCATGTTCAATCCTGAagatttggtttaa
- the LOC105229409 gene encoding V-type proton ATPase subunit F 1 isoform X1 — protein sequence MALHSARGKLISVIGDEDTCVGFLLGGVGEINKNRHPNFMVVDKNTPVSEVEDCFRRFVKRDDIDIILINQNCAELIRHVIDAHTSPVPAVLEIPSKDHPYDASKDSILRRARVSFISSIPKVHY from the exons ATGGCTTTGCATTCGGCAAGAGGAAAACTTATATCCGTTATTGGTGATGAA GACACCTGCGTAGGTTTTCTTCTGGGTGGAGTTGGTGAAATCAACAAGAATCGTCACCCCAATTTCATGGTCGTTGACAAGA ATACACCAGTGAGTGAAGTCGAAGATTGCTTTAGACGTTTTGTGAAGCGCGATGATATCGATATTATTTTGATTAACCAAAATTGCGCTGAACTCATACGTCACGTGATTGATGCACATACATCACCAGTACCCGCTGTGCTGGAAATCCCTTCAAAGGATCATCCATATGATGCTAGCAAAGATTCCATTCTGAGACGTGCAAGAGTAAGTTTCATTTCAAGCATTCCCAAAGTTCATTATTGA
- the LOC105229408 gene encoding skin secretory protein xP2: protein MRLFVLPCLALCVAIANCAPAAEKADAAAAETAKDAVEAKDDSKNVEKRGLHLGDYGHHHHEHIKTITIEKKVPVPYTVTKHVPYTVEKKVPYEVKVPVPEPYYVEKKVPVHVKEYVKVPVHVPKPYIVEKKVPYEVKVPVDKPYEVKVPVPQPYEVIKKIPYEVKVPVPQPYEVIKKIPYEVKVEVPVPKPYEVIKKVPYEVKVPVEKPYPVEVEKPYPVEVEKPYPVVVEKKVPYEVKVPVDKPYKVEVEKPYPVHVKVPVPQPYTVEKKVPYTVEKPVPYEVKVPIEKPYPVYSEVKVPVHKEIPIPEKYHVEVPIFHKEEHHDYHHGY from the exons ATGCGCTTG TTTGTACTACCTTGTCTCGCCTTGTGCGTGGCAATTGCCAATTGTGCGCCGGCAGCCGAAAAAGCTGATGCCGCTGCAGCAGAAACTGCGAAGGACGCCGTCGAGGCAAAGGATGATAGTAAAAACGTCGAAAAACGTGGTCTTCATCTAGGCGACTATGGACATCATCATCATGAACACATCAAGACCATCACTATTGAGAAGAAAGTGCCAGTGCCTTACACCGTTACCAAACACGTTCCATATACTGTGGAAAAGAAGGTACCCTATGAGGTGAAAGTGCCTGTACCCGAACCATACTATGTCGAGAAAAAGGTACCCGTACATGTTAAGGAATACGTCAAAGTACCAGTACATGTACCAAAACCATACATTGTGGAAAAGAAGGTGCCTTATGAAGTTAAAGTGCCTGTTGACAAGCCCTACGAAGTCAAAGTGCCCGTGCCACAACCCTACGAAGTGATCAAAAAGATCCCCTATGAGGTGAAGGTACCCGTACCACAACCCTATGAAGTCATCAAGAAGATTCCTTATGAAGTGAAAGTTGAGGTACCCGTGCCCAAGCCATATGAAGTGATCAAGAAGGTGCCCTATGAGGTTAAAGTGCCCGTAGAGAAACCATACCCCGTCGAAGTTGAGAAACCATATCCAGTCGAAGTAGAAAAACCATATCCAGTTGTGGTAGAAAAGAAGGTACCTTATGAAGTTAAAGTGCCAGTTGACAAACCATACAAAGTCGAAGTTGAGAAACCTTATCCAGTACATGTAAAGGTGCCCGTGCCACAGCCCTACACTGTGGAGAAGAAGGTACCTTACACCGTTGAGAAACCAGTACCATATGAAGTTAAAGTGCCCATTGAGAAACCATATCCAGTTTACTCAGAAGTCAAGGTACCAGTGCACAAAGAGATTCCCATCCCAGAAAAGTACCACGTTGAAGTGCCAATCTTCCACAAGGAAGAACATCATGACTACCATCATGGCTATTAA